A region of Bacillus cabrialesii DNA encodes the following proteins:
- a CDS encoding O-methyltransferase encodes MTDRYEQINDYIEALLKPRPENVKKLEAYAEEHHVPIMEKAGMEVLLQILAVKQPKKILEIGTAIGYSAIRMALQLPSAEIYTIERNEKRHEEAVNNIKEFQLDDRIHVFYGDALELADAVHVTAPYDVIFIDAAKGQYQNFFHLYEPMLSPDGVILTDNVLFKGLVAEDYSKIEPKRRRRLVTKIDEYNHWLMNHPDYQTAIIPVGDGLAISKKKR; translated from the coding sequence GTGACTGACCGGTATGAACAAATAAATGACTATATAGAAGCATTATTGAAGCCTCGGCCGGAAAACGTGAAGAAGCTTGAAGCATATGCAGAAGAACATCATGTCCCGATCATGGAAAAAGCGGGCATGGAAGTGCTGCTTCAAATTTTGGCTGTGAAACAGCCGAAAAAAATACTGGAAATCGGAACGGCCATTGGTTATTCCGCCATTCGAATGGCGCTGCAGCTGCCATCTGCTGAAATATATACAATTGAACGCAATGAGAAACGGCATGAAGAAGCGGTAAACAATATCAAGGAATTTCAGCTTGATGATCGGATTCATGTTTTTTACGGAGACGCGCTTGAATTAGCCGACGCCGTACATGTAACCGCGCCTTACGATGTCATTTTTATTGACGCTGCAAAAGGTCAGTATCAAAACTTTTTTCATTTATATGAACCGATGCTTTCACCGGACGGGGTGATTTTAACGGACAACGTACTATTTAAAGGTCTGGTGGCAGAGGATTACAGCAAAATAGAACCGAAAAGAAGACGCAGGCTTGTAACAAAAATTGATGAATATAATCATTGGCTGATGAATCATCCGGATTATCAAACTGCGATTATTCCTGTCGGGGACGGAC
- the mltG gene encoding endolytic transglycosylase MltG, translated as MYINQQKKSFFNKKTIVLSSIIVLLLIIGGAFLYGKSLLEPVEKDNKKTVNINIPSGSSVSAIASILKKNDVIKSEKAFQYYVKYKGASGFQAGFYHLNKGMDLDAIIHKLTSGATSYAFQITVTEGAQLTQIAAAIADETKYSKKQVLAKLDDETFINQLKKEFPDTVTNDVFNKNIKHPLEGYLFPATYPFNDPDMSLEDMIKAMIEQTNSYVETYKSEMKKKKLSVHKLLTMASLIEEEATEKADRHKIASVFYNRLKKKMPLQTDPTVLYAAGKHKDRVLYKDLELDSPYNTYKNTGLTPGPIANAGMSSWEAALHPDQTDYLYFLAKSNGEVVFTKTLKEHNKAKEKYISSKSEK; from the coding sequence ATGTATATCAATCAGCAAAAAAAATCATTTTTTAATAAAAAAACAATCGTACTGTCTTCCATTATTGTGCTGCTTCTCATCATTGGCGGGGCATTTTTATATGGGAAATCATTGCTTGAACCTGTAGAAAAAGACAATAAAAAGACAGTAAACATTAACATTCCGAGCGGCTCGTCTGTTTCGGCCATCGCATCGATATTAAAGAAAAACGATGTCATAAAAAGCGAGAAGGCATTTCAGTATTATGTGAAATATAAAGGTGCCTCCGGGTTTCAGGCGGGATTCTACCATCTGAATAAAGGGATGGATTTAGATGCCATTATTCATAAGCTGACAAGCGGGGCTACAAGCTACGCCTTTCAAATTACGGTGACTGAGGGAGCACAGCTGACACAAATCGCGGCCGCTATTGCTGATGAAACGAAATACTCTAAAAAACAAGTTTTAGCGAAGCTTGACGATGAAACATTTATCAATCAGCTGAAGAAAGAATTCCCGGACACTGTGACAAATGATGTTTTCAATAAAAACATTAAGCATCCGCTGGAAGGGTACCTATTCCCGGCTACATACCCTTTTAACGATCCGGACATGTCACTTGAAGACATGATCAAGGCAATGATCGAACAGACAAATTCTTATGTGGAAACATACAAATCAGAAATGAAGAAAAAGAAACTTTCTGTGCATAAGCTGCTGACGATGGCCTCTTTGATTGAAGAAGAAGCGACTGAAAAAGCCGACCGCCATAAAATTGCCAGCGTCTTTTATAACCGTCTGAAGAAGAAAATGCCGCTTCAAACAGATCCAACCGTGCTGTACGCGGCAGGCAAACATAAAGATCGCGTTCTCTATAAGGATCTGGAACTCGATTCACCGTACAATACGTATAAAAACACGGGACTGACGCCAGGGCCGATTGCGAATGCCGGCATGTCCTCATGGGAAGCGGCGCTGCATCCGGATCAAACGGACTATCTGTACTTCTTGGCCAAATCAAATGGTGAGGTCGTATTTACAAAAACGCTAAAAGAGCATAATAAAGCAAAAGAAAAATATATTTCCTCAAAAAGCGAGAAATAA
- a CDS encoding DUF1292 domain-containing protein, whose translation MEHGEKNITIVDEQGNEQLCEVLFTFENEEFGKSYVLYYPIETKDDEEVEILASSFTPNEDGENGELFPIETDEEWDMIEETLNTFLADEDEE comes from the coding sequence ATGGAACACGGCGAAAAAAATATTACAATTGTTGATGAACAAGGAAATGAACAGCTTTGTGAAGTGCTGTTTACATTTGAAAACGAAGAGTTTGGCAAGTCTTATGTGTTGTACTACCCAATCGAAACAAAAGATGACGAAGAAGTAGAAATTCTTGCTTCCAGCTTCACGCCAAACGAAGACGGTGAAAACGGTGAGCTATTCCCGATCGAAACTGACGAGGAATGGGACATGATCGAAGAAACACTAAACACGTTCTTAGCGGACGAGGACGAAGAATAA
- the ruvX gene encoding Holliday junction resolvase RuvX produces the protein MRILGLDLGTKTLGVALSDEMGWTAQGIETIKINEAEGDYGLTRLSELIKDYTIDKIVLGFPKNMNGTVGPRGEASQIFAKVLETTYNVPVVLWDERLTTMAAEKMLIAADVSRQKRKKVIDKMAAVMILQGYLDSLN, from the coding sequence ATGAGAATATTAGGACTCGATTTAGGAACCAAAACACTCGGTGTTGCTCTGAGCGATGAAATGGGATGGACTGCTCAAGGCATTGAGACCATAAAGATAAATGAAGCGGAAGGCGATTATGGTTTAACCCGTTTATCTGAACTGATAAAGGACTATACTATAGATAAAATCGTCCTCGGCTTTCCTAAGAACATGAACGGAACAGTCGGCCCAAGAGGCGAAGCCAGCCAAATATTTGCTAAAGTGCTTGAAACAACGTACAATGTTCCTGTTGTGCTGTGGGACGAGCGTCTTACCACAATGGCGGCTGAAAAAATGCTGATTGCAGCTGATGTCAGCAGGCAAAAACGAAAAAAAGTCATTGATAAAATGGCGGCTGTTATGATTTTGCAAGGATATCTTGACAGCTTAAATTAA
- a CDS encoding IreB family regulatory phosphoprotein, protein MSSFDKTMKFNFSDDSAETNVNEVLITVYDALQEKGYNPINQIVGYLLSGDPAYIPRHRDARNLIRKLERDELIEELVKSYLEQHKEA, encoded by the coding sequence GTGAGCTCGTTTGATAAAACGATGAAATTTAATTTCTCCGATGATTCTGCTGAGACTAACGTAAATGAGGTGCTGATTACTGTGTATGACGCGCTTCAGGAAAAGGGCTACAATCCAATCAATCAGATTGTCGGATACTTGCTGTCAGGTGATCCCGCTTATATTCCTAGGCATCGTGACGCTCGCAATTTAATTCGCAAACTTGAAAGAGACGAATTAATCGAGGAATTGGTGAAGTCTTATTTAGAACAGCATAAAGAGGCGTAA